A genome region from Setaria italica strain Yugu1 chromosome III, Setaria_italica_v2.0, whole genome shotgun sequence includes the following:
- the LOC101762140 gene encoding uncharacterized protein LOC101762140, whose translation MVRSKETPKKKPKDPLLTPPSKPRGGFLDEPGRPWNRGGVAMSPAPASVPSYMRGTSSSDAKAGRRGRPVASVSASASPARRMTAATVSASASPARRPAVRVLTRGKVLFPEEAPGSGSGLGRATCSSTMKEAKFPDALDLAPGATDAEGPAALRVCPYTYCSLNGHTHLPAVPLRSFLASRRRLIKTQQSMKLKGVSAFRKKSGEKTSGGSGGGGAKIAPLIDEEAVGDFFVEVYAGPRVSTDMSCSDMSLDEMDATVRKMEFVMFDRCGAEEDSEKGKDPTVCDEGEPEPHLRLEKHGAFRDNLSECSGADTGSDFVEELPWMRYHGYEYDDSLDDEISEEQRIREEEAGGAEISVEQEEEQGTSGRLGDDFKEDAAEEQENDDDENTSNLVQETEIIADQGVACRVETCQEPDGRDEDNILDTSCCGEASTGQGTAEEQLSEDVYKSEILNEEVTGWAGTILEECCKEEISADRGANDDEYSVQSDDESEVTREQDKDEESTPDDGSEMEISEDTISGDGCRADFSEEVTSRAIPEDDSTVDYAFEQYVGTVDDAFEQDGSPTNGHNDARKGFCITRSKLEVISEGIATGQETYQDGSMDGMVPKKLEITACRLEEASEESGNSEESNQGGISTCVDDAQVELDITTCKLKDAYEESNTTEESGLNSNAENVTDGAEMGPEIAKCNLEDASEESDIDQDTAEDDYSTCNSGDTQNADQSDRSANVSSDAQEAMGDDGSAYVSDDVQYDLEIKYSLEDASKESVIAQEADQGHSSADVSSDAQNESELTTSELAVIAITDDHENEFKISTCKSEDIFEESVIGEEADHDESSAYVGDGTQNEYEVTTCHSEGAQVESDVIKEDEDGINTAGGQKKYEITACESGGASLKPAMPQETDGDINNVYASDGSQNDTTMPKLDACEAVHVTEEADQSLQIPAEFSDAKEPSIDDICGAFSGMNLKGDVYFDPAESATCPGNKLIISRRRRTPEEEEYLRGFNPRAPNFLPLELDPDAEKVDLKHQMMDERKNAEEWMIDYALRQAVTNLAPARKKKVELLVQAFETVLPHDEEDKKSISPTRPVQACN comes from the exons ATGGTGCGGAGCAAAGAGACGCCCAAGAAGAAGCCCAAGGACCCGCTCCTGACGCCTCCGTCCAAGCCCAGGGGCGGCTTCCTGGACGAGCCGGGTCGCCCGTGGAaccgcggcggcgtggccatgtccccggcgccggcgtcggtgcCCAGCTACATGAGGGGCACCAGCAGCTCCGACGCCAAGGCCGGGCGCCGCGGGCGGCCGGTGGCGTCGGTATCCGCttcggcgtcgccggcgaggcggatgacggcggcgacggtgtcGGCATCGGCGTCGCCCGCGAGGAGACCGGCGGTGCGGGTTCTGACAAGGGGAAAGGTGCTGTTCCCGGAGGAGGcgcccggctccggctccggcctgGGCCGCGCCACGTGCTCATCGACTATGAAGGAGGCCAAATTCCCCGACGCGCTCGACCTCGCGCCGGGCGCCACCGACGCCGAGGGCCCCGCGGCGCTGCGGGTGTGCCCCTACACCTACTGCTCCCTCAACGGCCACACGCACTTGCCGGCGGTGCCGCTCCGGAGCTTCCTCGCGTCACGCCGGCGGCTCATCAAGACGCAGCAGAGCATGAAGCTCAAGGGCGTCTCGGCGTTCCGCAAGAAATCAGGGGAGAAGACCAGCGGCGgcagtggaggcggaggcgcaaAGATCGCGCCTTTGATCGACGAGGAGGCCGTCGGCGATTTCTTCGTCGAGGTGTACGCCGGCCCGAGGGTGAGCACGGACATGAGCTGCAGCGACATGTCCCTGGACGAGATGGACGCCACGGTGAGGAAGATGGAGTTCGTCATGTTCGATCGGTGCGGCGCCGAAGAGGACAGCGAGAAAGGCAAGGATCCTACCGTTTGCGACGAAGGTGAGCCTGAGCCTCACCTGAGGTTGGAGAAGCATGGTGCCTTCAGGGACAACCTGTCGGAGTGCAGCGGAGCTGACACCGGCAGTGATTTTGTTGAGGAGTTGCCATGGATGAGGTACCATGGTTACGAATACGATGATAGCTTGGATGATGAGATCTCGGAAGAACAGAGGATAAGAGAAGAGGAGGCTGGTGGAGCAGAGATTTCTGtggagcaagaagaggaacaaggaACATCTGGTAGATTGGGTGATGATTTCAAAGAAGATGCTGCTGAAGAACAggaaaatgatgatgatgaaaacaCCTCTAATTTGGTCCAAGAAACAGAGATCATTGCAGATCAAGGTGTTGCTTGCAGAGTGGAGACATGCCAGGAGCCAGATGGAAGAGATGAAGACAACATCCTGGACACGTCGTGTTGTGGGGAGGCATCTACTGGACAAGGAACAGCAGAAGAGCAGCTCTCTGAAGATGTCTACAAATCAGAGATTCTTAATGAAGAAGTAACAGGATGGGCGGGTACTATCCTGGAAGAGTGCTGCAAAGAGGAGATTTCAGCGGATCGAGGAGCAAATGATGATGAGTACAGCGTGCAATCTGATGATGAATCAGAGGTAACCAGGGAGCAGGACAAGGATGAAGAGAGTACACCAGATGATGGCTCTGAGATGGAGATTTCTGAAGATACTATCTCTGGTGATGGATGCAGAGCTGATTTCTCTGAGGAAGTAACCTCCAGAGCTATCCCAGAAG ATGATAGCACTGTGGACTATGCATTTGAACAATATGTGGGCACTGTGGATGATGCATTTGAACAAGATGGCAGCCCTACAAATGGCCACAATGATGCTCGAAAGGGATTTTGTATCACAAGAAGCAAACTTGAAGTTATCTCTGAAGGAATCGCTACAGGTCAAGAAACCTATCAAGATGGCTCCATGGATGGCATGGTTCCAAAGAAATTGGAGATTACTGCATGCAGATTGGAAGAAGCTTCAGAAGAATCTGGTAATTCCGAAGAAAGCAACCAGGGTGGTATCTCCACATGTGTCGATGATGCTCAAGTGGAACTGGATATTACGACATGCAAGTTGAAGGATGCTTATGAAGAATCCAACACCACTGAAGAAAGTGGGCTAAACAGTAATGCAGAGAATGTTACAGATGGCGCTGAAATGGGGCCAGAAATTGCCAAATGCAATTTGGAAGATGCTTCTGAAGAATCTGATATTGATCAAGACACTGCAGAAGATGATTACTCTACATGTAACAGTGGTGATACTCAAAATGCTGATCAGAGTGATAGGTCTGCAAATGTCAGTTCTGATGCTCAAGAAGCCATGGGAGATGATGGTTCTGCATATGTCAGTGATGATGTTCAATATGATTTGGAGATCAAATACAGCTTGGAAGATGCTTCCAAAGAATCTGTTATTGCTCAAGAAGCTGATCAGGGCCATAGCTCCGCAGATGTCAGTTCTGATGCGCAAAATGAATCTGAGCTTACCACAAGTGAGTTGGCAGTTATAGCCATCACCGATGACCATGAAAATGAATTCAAGATTTCCACATGCAAATCAGAAGATATTTTTGAGGAATCTGTTATTGGTGAAGAAGCTGATCATGATGAGAGCTCTGCATATGTCGGTGATGGCACTCAAAATGAATATGAGGTTACCACTTGTCACTCAGAAGGTGCTCAAGTGGAATCTGATGTAATTAAGGAAGATGAGGATGGGATTAATACTGCAGGTGGTCAAAAGAAATATGAAATTACAGCATGTGAATCAGGAGGTGCTTCTTTAAAGCCTGCTATGCCTCAAGAGACTGATGGAGATATTAATAACGTATATGCAAGTGACGGTTCGCAAAATGATACTACCATGCCAAAACTTGATGCTTGTGAAGCTGTTCATGTTACTGAAGAAGCAGATCAGTCTTTGCAAATACCAGCAGAATTTTCTGATGCAAAAGAACCTTCTATTGACGACATATGCGGTGCATTCAGTGGGATGAACCTCAAGGGAGATGTATATTTTGATCCTGCTGAGTCTGCCACATGTCCGGGGAATAAACTGATCATctccaggaggaggagaacgCCTGAAGAGGAGGAATACCTGCGAGGTTTCAATCCGCGCGCACCGAACTTTCTTCCTCTGGAATTGGATCCAGACGCAGAGAAGGTTGATCTGAAGCACCAAATGATGGATGAGCGGAAGAATGCTGAGGAATGGATGATCGATTATGCGCTTAGGCAGGCAGTGACAAATTTAGCTCCTGCTCGAAAGAAGAAAGTGGAGCTTCTGGTCCAAGCCTTTGAAACCGTTCTGCCACATGATGAGGAAGATAAGAAAAGCATCTCACCCACAAGGCCTGTCCAAGCTTGCAACTGA
- the LOC101761724 gene encoding atherin yields MAAAAAGAASSIFSSTPPRRLPFPPAPARKPLAAAAPKALTLSSQKLLRLPCPPASCAPAPPPPPPEGTEKPDPIKLAFARAAAYKKERDSPSPSPAPPPTPTPPSPPSPPSQPQASAGESGSKEAFKRALEYRNGNGTGARAGGGEAPLLGGSPDFGQNALLSEDVTLGKKGEYEFDETDFLGLDFFEKKRYKGPPPGLAPAFEPLTDNDFPEVEIIIGDRSKFEKSRGSTGIQPADDRESEDSQSTSETNEADKVDKAPPSTVIEPEEDEDVYRPTVRSWGMFPRPQNISKAYGGGRNIRLGGETQSAEEKAAKDKRTKELIAAYRNRQNMVVDAKTKAECIEALREGDEMMNTGRLKQALPYYEKVMDAVDFKTELHGRAALQWSICLDSLCRSKEAMSMYSKLKNHPNSEISKKANMFVFSFQAMDFMKVNSTPVPKSTGYETYFTKFSGQKNYYASLDEPEVGFDQIIPYMLFLVSPIFIVAFAALRKSFQL; encoded by the exons atggccgcggcggcggcgggtgcggcatcttccatcttctcttccaCGCCCCCGCGtcgcctccccttccctcccgctcccgcccgcaAACccctcgcggcggccgcgcccaaGGCCCTCACTCTGTCATCTCAGAAGCTCCTACGCCTCCCGTGTCCGCCCGCTTCGTGCGCCCCCgcccccccgccgcccccgcccgagGGGACGGAGAAGCCGGACCCCATCAAGCTCGCgttcgcccgcgccgccgcctatAAGAAGGAAAGGGACAGCCCGAGCCCGTCGCCGGCCCCGCCTCCCACTCCCacgcctccttctcctccttcgccgccgtcgCAGCCGCAGGCTTCGGCGGGGGAGTCCGGCAGCAAGGAGGCCTTCAAGCGGGCGCTGGAGTACCGGAACGGCAACGGGACCGGAGCGCGCGCTGGTGGTGGTGAGGCCCCGCTGTTGGGAGGATCGCCGGATTTTG GTCAAAATGCCTTACTTAGTGAAGATGTCACGCTCGGCAAGAAGGGAGAGTACGAGTTTGATGAGACTGATTTTTTGGGCCTCgatttttttgagaaaaagCGTTATAAAGGTCCACCACCTGGGCTGGCTCCAGCTTTTGAGCCTTTGACAGATAACGATTTTCCTGAGGTGGAGATAATAATTGGAGACCGTAGCAAATTTGAGAAGTCTCGTGGCTCAACAGGAATCCAACCAGCAGATGACAGGGAGTCAGAGGATTCACAATCAACTAGTGAAACAAATGAAGCTGACAAGGTTGACAAAGCACCCCCTTCAACTGTTATCGAaccagaagaagatgaagatgttTACAGACCCACTGTTAGATCATGGGGGATGTTTCCAAGGCCACAAAATATTTCAAAAGCG TATGGTGGTGGAAGAAACATTCGCCTTGGTGGAGAGACTCAAAGTGCAGAAGAAAAGGCAGCCAAGGATAAGCGCACCAAAGAGCTAATAGCTGCATATAGGAATCGGCAAAACATGGTAGTCGATGCAAAGACAAAAGCAGAATGTATTGAG GCCTTGAGGGAAGGTGATGAGATGATGAATACTGGAAGGCTTAAACAAGCATTGCCTTATTATGAAAAAGTGATGGATGCTGTGGACTTTAAG ACTGAACTTCATGGAAGGGCTGCTTTGCAATGGTCCATCTGTCTCGATTCACTCTGCAG GTCCAAGGAAGCAATGAGCATGTATAGCAAACTCAAAAACCACCCGAATAGTGAGATTAGCAAGAAGGCAAACATGTTTGTGTTCAGCTTTCAG GCGATGGACTTCATGAAGGTGAACAGCACGCCGGTGCCCAAGAGCACAGGCTACGAGACGTACTTCACAAAGTTTAGCGGGCAGAAGAACTACTACGCGAGCCTGGACGAGCCCGAGGTGGGATTCGACCAGATCATCCCTTACATGCTCTTCCTCGTCTCCCCGATATTTATAGTCGCGTTTGCTGCGCTGAGGAAATCCTTCCAGCTATGA